The sequence AAGACTCGTTTGATATTTTCTTTTGTATCTTCCTGCTCTGTATCGACAGGAAGTTCTCTTGATTCCAGCTCAACCAAAAATGATTCCAAATAGGAAATTCGATTCAGAACTCCATTCTCAGTAACTACTTGAGGTTTCATTGATTCCATTGCCGATTCGGAATTTTCTGTGGCGATATAATCGGGAAGCTGAACCGTATAATCAACAAAGAGGGAATGAATGAGAATGATGGCAATAAATGCCGAAGTGATGATCGGAAGTCGTTTTTTTATTTTTTCCATAGAAGTTTATAAGATTACAAAAATAGTCATCATACCAATCGCAAGAACGATTAACATAATGATATAAGGCATTAAATGAAAACTCTCATCAGCAGAAAGTTTTTGGTTCTGTTTTGCTTTAGTTACGGCTGCAGTGGGAGAAGCAACTGAACCTATGATATTGGCTGCCCCTTGTTGTGCATCTGTTGTTTTGATTTTAACAGAATTCTCTTCTTCAATGATTTTTCCGTAGATTTGTTCATTGATTTTGATGACAACTTCAGAAAAATTTTTGTTATTCGAGATGTTTACAATTTTTGCGGGAATTTGTTTAATTGCACCAGATTCTTCTTTGAGTTCCAGAGTATTGATGATGGAATCTGTGATTCCATCACCAGGAACCAAACGAATGTACACATTGTCGCCTGCTTTCAGTTCAACGAGAGGGACTCCATTCACTGGGGAAAGTTGGAACTTAAATTGAACAATTTGTTTGTCAGCTGGGATTAAAAAACCGGAGGCTTGGGGAACTGGTGTTGGAGGAGGTGCTTCTTTTTTTGCAACTTCTTCCTCGTCCACAGTGGTTTTTGAAACTTCACTCGGGTCAATGAGTTCAAAATGGATTTCCACTTTTGGTTCTGTGTTTCCCGAGGTTCTTTTGTGAATTTCGCTAAAAACAAAGTCCAAACGGTCTGTTAGGTTGTGATCCATGTAGTGAAGGATCTCTTCCAAAAAACTTTCTGATCCAAATTTTGTTTTGATCAGCTCTTGGAGGGACTTTGTGATGTTTTTTTGTTGTTCCCCTTTGTAAATCACCCGTTGCATTCGGTTATAAAAGTCCTGAAATGTGGACCGAACTGGCAAAAGGGACAGTGGGCTTGTACACGAAACTCCCTCAAACTTCACCGATTTGGTTTCAACCGGGTCAATGACAGCCGCAATCATGGTGTAGACCATATTGGCTTCGTCTCGAAGGTTTACTTTGACAGAATAATAGTTTGGTGTCTCAGGCATAAGGTTCTTTTTTGACAGTATCCATCTTTTGAATAAAGCTGTCAAAAAGATTAGGTCATCATGGGAATTGTCTCTTTAATCACTATCCGTTACATCCGAGGGTCCAGAGTACTAGGATTCCTCTCCATCAAATCCAGGCTGTCGTTCATTGTTATGGCGGTGGGAGTGGGGCTCCTAGTGGTTGTCCTCTCCATTTTCAACGGATTCCAAAAACAAGTGAAAGAATCTCTTTGGCAAGGGGGACCACATATCACGATCGAAAACTCATATGGGTCTGGAGCGATTTATGATTATGAAAAGGTTATCGCTCACCTAAAGTCAGATCCGAAATTGGCAGAGTCTTTTGTTTCTGTCGAAGGAAACATAACGAGTCATGGACTCATTCAAAGTAATAACAACTTTAACCCCATTATGATTCGAGCAGTCCCTGTGGACTTTGTCGAAAAACTAGTGGAGAATGGGTTACCAAACTTCCCTCGCATTTTGCAATACGATCGGGATGAGATCCAATCGATCAACACGAAGAAATTGGTTGTTGTGGGAAAAGAAATGAGTGCCATCTACGGGTATGGGCTTGGTCGTGAAATCACAATGGCTGTTCCCGGTGGAAGATTCACTGTGGAACGTGGTGTCCAAGTCAATGTCCAAACCTTTCGATTGACCGGACTTTTTAAAACAGGTTATTATAATTACGATTCTAAGTTTGTGTTTTTGTCTCTTCCGCAAGCTCAAGAATTTTTTAAGATGAGTGGAGCAGTCAATCAGGTTGCTATTAAGGTTCGTTCCTTGGATGATTTAAAACTAACCAAACATAGAATCTTATCAAGGTTAAACGAAGACAACTGGAACAAAAAAATTCAAGATGAAACATCATGGTCTGTTCGAACGATCGCTGAAGAACAAGAAAACTTTTTAGCTGCACTAAGGCTTGAAAAAACAATCATCTCCATCATTGTATTTTTATTTATTGTCCTTGCTGCACTTGGGATGGTTGCTACTGTCCATTCATTGATTCGAGCAAAAAGAAGATCCATTGGAACTCTGAAGGCTCTTGGCCTTGCTTCCAATGATATTCTTTTGATTTTTACATTAAATGCAATGATCGTAGGGATTTTGTCTTCGCTCGTCGGTGGAATGGCTGGGATCTTTATTGCGACTAAGTTAGAAGTCATCATCAACGTAATCTCTGAGATCATCAATGGAATTGGTGGACTATTAAACCCTGGGGATTGGGATCCAGTAGAACTTGTACCAAAAGATATTTATTATTTTGATCATATCCCTGTGGACATTGATATTTCTTTTATCTTTATGGTGACAACGGCTGCGACCATTCTTTCGGGTCTTGCTGGTTATTTCCCTGCACGTATGGCTGCGAATCTAAACCCTGTGGATACAATCCGAAATGACTGATATGAATATAAAACCAACTGTTTCCGTTCGCAAATTAGAAAAATACTATCAAGTTGTTGATAAAAGATACCATATCATTTCTGGCCTAGATTTTGAAGTTTTGCCTGGCGAAATTGTTTCTGTAGAAGGAGCATCGGGAGTGGGGAAGTCCACTCTTCTCAATATCCTTGGTGCTATGGATTCGTTTGACGACGGTGAGGTGGAAGTTTGTGGAGTGAGTCTAAAAAATCTAAACGAAAAACAAAGAGAAAGTTTTCGTGCCGAAAAAATTTCTTTTATCTTCCAACAACATCTTCTGTTACCTGATTTTACCGCTTTAGAAAATGTAATGATGCCACTTCTCATTGCAAAAATGAATCCAGGTTTGGCAAAACAACAGGCCACTGAAATTTTAAAAAAGGTAGGTCTTGGCGAAAGGACAGATAGTTTCCCATCCCAACTCTCCGGTGGAGAAAGTGCAAGGGTCGGTGTGGCAAGGGCACTTGTGGGAAGGAGGCAACTCATTTTGGCAGATGAACCAACAGGAAACTTGGATCGGGATAACTCTCGCCATTTGATGGATTTAATCAAAGAACTGCAGAATGAATTTAAGTTCTCTTTGATTCTTGTGACTCACGACTTGGAGCTTGCCTCTATGGCTCACAAACGAAATCGAATTGTTTCTGGGCAGCTAACGTCCGTTACCTGAGATGAGCTTTTGTCGTTTTTGCGGAACCACAGAAATTCAGTTTCGTAAAAGCGGCAAGTTTGGTTGTGTTCATTGTGTTTCCAATTTTGAATTCCCAAAACCAAAAAAAAACAAAATCATCCCAAAAAACTTAAGTGAAGATTTGGAAAATTTTGTAAAAGAAAATACGAACCATCTCTCTTTATTGTCTTTTCGAACTCGCATCACAAGAAATCTAAAATCAAATCTTTTCCCTTTTTATGAAACTTATGAAGATAAGTTGAAACGGTTGTTAGTTGACAATAAAATGGATTTTTATCTGTATCCAGATGGTATTTTTTCGAATCCCCCAAGGACTGCGGAACCGGAACGGACAATGGGTTTTTATTTGGGATCGGAAGACCATATCCGCTGGGAATCCATCTGGGTTTTCCCACCGAAAAATTCGCTTCTTTTCCCCCTAAGAGAAAAAAAGAAAATTTCCCTTTTTCGTTTTTTATTCCAAAAATCTTACTGGGCACATGTTCCTGAATGGGGATTTGTTTCTTCCTGCCCCACCAATTTGGGAATGGGAAGGCGAGATTCTGTCCTACTCGGAGTGGATCCCGAACTGGCGATTGGGTTTTTTTCAAATTTACAAACATTGTATGAATTTGGTATAGAATTTGCTCCTTCCTCCGATCATAGATTCAGGAACATCGGAAAAGACCGGGTTCTTATCGTAAAAATCTCGTGGAAGAACGCCTCAGTGGTTCAAAAACGTCAGTTTTACAAAATTCTTGGTTTACTAGGCTCGTATTAAACCGGTACGGTCGTGATGGGAACAAAGAACGTTCGTCTAATTAAAAAAGGCAGGGTGCGGCATGTTGGAATTCACAAAAAGAGCAAAAAGAGTCATCAACGAAATCGCCCAAGATGAGGCAAAACGTTTGGGTTCCGATTTTATCGGTCCTGAGCACATTCTACTTGGGCTTCTCCGGGAGGAGGACTCTGTCGCGATCAAGATTCTAACGAATCTAAATATCAATTTAAACGAACTTCGTAAAGAAGTCGAAAAAAGAACTCGTGAGGGTTCGGGTGCCTTGCTTTTGGATGTAAGCCAAGGACAAGACAAATATCAAAAAATGATCGAAGTTTCTAAAGAGGAAGCAAAACGCCTCAAACATAACTATGTAGGAACCGAACACATTCTATTGGCATTATTACGTGATAATAATAATATCGCAGGCGGATCGTTATCATCTTTTAGCGTAAATTATAACGTTATTAAATCTGAAATTTTACGACTTCTCGGAGCTCCGCCTTCTGGTGCTGTGGGTGGAAATACGGGAACACAAGGTGCAACCCAAGGCCAAACACAACAACAAGCGGCTCCAAGACAAGAAAAGAGTAAAACTCCGATTTTGGATGAGTTTGCACGGGATCTAACCCAACTCGCACGTGAGAAAAAATTGGATCCGGTGATTGGTCGTTCCAAAGAAATTGAACGAGTCATCCAAATCCTTTCTCGTAAAACCAAAAACAACCCAGTTCTTGTGGGAGAATCAGGTGTGGGAAAAACGGCAATCGTTGAAGGTCTTGCGCAAGCTGTAATCGAAAAATTGGTTCCTGATCTACTTTTTGATAAACGAGTGTTATCTCTTGATTTAGCAAGTCTCATTGCAGGTACAAAATACCGCGGTGAGTTTGAAGAACGATTGAAAAAAATCATGAAAGAAATCGTTACTTCTCAAAACATCATCATCTTTATTGATGAGTTGCACACTCTCATTGGAGCCGGTGCTGCTGAAGGAGCTGTGGATGCGGCAAACATTTTAAAACCAGCGCTTGCTCGTGGGGAATTACAATGTATTGGTGCCACCACTAACAACGAATACCGTAAATACATCGAAAAAGATTCTGCTTTGGAAAGAAGATTCCAAATGGTGAAGGTTTTAGAACCTTCTGTAGATGATGCGGTTCTTATCCTCGATGGTTTGAAAAAAGCATACGAAGCTCACCATAAGGTTCGTTATTCGGAAAAAGCGATCGAACAAGCTGTGAAGTTATCTCACCGTTATATCAACGATCGTTTTTTACCAGACAAAGCCATTGATATCATTGATGAAGCAGGTGCTAAGGCTCGTCTTGCAAATTGCCAACGTCCAAACGAAATCAAAGAGATCGAAGAAGAAATCAAAGGCCTTTCTGTTAAAAAAGAAGATTTGGTTCGTAGCCAAGAGTATGAAAAAGCGGCAGCGGTTCGCGATGAAGTGAATCGTAAAAAAGGCCAGTTGGAAGAAAAAACCAAACAATGGCAAGAACGAATGGAAGGGTATGCTGTTTCCATTGAAGAAGAGGACATACTTTCCGTTGTGAGCCTTTGGACAGGAATTCCATTGAAAAAAATGGAAGAGTCCGAAAACACAAAACTTCTCAATTTGGAAGAAGACATCAAAAATCGTATTGTTGGCCAAACTGATGCCATCGAAAAAGTGGCTCGTGCCGTCAGACGTTCAAGGACCGGTCTCAAAAGTGAAAAACGTCCTACTGGATCGTTTATTTTCCTTGGGCCAACTGGTGTGGGAAAAACGGAACTTGCAAAAGCACTCGCAGAACAGTTGTTTGGGTCAGAGGACAATATGCTCCGCATTGATATGTCGGAATATATGGAACCTCATGCAGTATCCCGTTTGATTGGAGCTCCTCCAGGTTACGTAGGATATGATGATGGTGGCCAACTCACTGAGTTTGTCAGAAGAAAACCATATAGTTTGGTGCTTCTTGATGAAATCGAAAAGGCACACCATGATCTTTTTAA comes from Leptospira mtsangambouensis and encodes:
- a CDS encoding ATP-dependent Clp protease ATP-binding subunit — protein: MLEFTKRAKRVINEIAQDEAKRLGSDFIGPEHILLGLLREEDSVAIKILTNLNINLNELRKEVEKRTREGSGALLLDVSQGQDKYQKMIEVSKEEAKRLKHNYVGTEHILLALLRDNNNIAGGSLSSFSVNYNVIKSEILRLLGAPPSGAVGGNTGTQGATQGQTQQQAAPRQEKSKTPILDEFARDLTQLAREKKLDPVIGRSKEIERVIQILSRKTKNNPVLVGESGVGKTAIVEGLAQAVIEKLVPDLLFDKRVLSLDLASLIAGTKYRGEFEERLKKIMKEIVTSQNIIIFIDELHTLIGAGAAEGAVDAANILKPALARGELQCIGATTNNEYRKYIEKDSALERRFQMVKVLEPSVDDAVLILDGLKKAYEAHHKVRYSEKAIEQAVKLSHRYINDRFLPDKAIDIIDEAGAKARLANCQRPNEIKEIEEEIKGLSVKKEDLVRSQEYEKAAAVRDEVNRKKGQLEEKTKQWQERMEGYAVSIEEEDILSVVSLWTGIPLKKMEESENTKLLNLEEDIKNRIVGQTDAIEKVARAVRRSRTGLKSEKRPTGSFIFLGPTGVGKTELAKALAEQLFGSEDNMLRIDMSEYMEPHAVSRLIGAPPGYVGYDDGGQLTEFVRRKPYSLVLLDEIEKAHHDLFNILLQIMEEGNLTDTKGRKVNFRDTIIIMTSNIAAKEISKGGRLGFEDFAEERETYKAEQAREQLKKHFNPEFLNRVDEVVYFSPLKKEEIVNIVDIMLKDFNKRLTEKKVLVDLSQLAKEHFATIGYDQNYGARPLRRVFQRELEDYMAVQSLKGVYDNPTKIFVDLAEGKLVYSETPWSDYKEIPKKDDGSSPNTEEKDLALV
- a CDS encoding ATP--guanido phosphotransferase, with the translated sequence MSFCRFCGTTEIQFRKSGKFGCVHCVSNFEFPKPKKNKIIPKNLSEDLENFVKENTNHLSLLSFRTRITRNLKSNLFPFYETYEDKLKRLLVDNKMDFYLYPDGIFSNPPRTAEPERTMGFYLGSEDHIRWESIWVFPPKNSLLFPLREKKKISLFRFLFQKSYWAHVPEWGFVSSCPTNLGMGRRDSVLLGVDPELAIGFFSNLQTLYEFGIEFAPSSDHRFRNIGKDRVLIVKISWKNASVVQKRQFYKILGLLGSY
- a CDS encoding ABC transporter permease, with the protein product MGIVSLITIRYIRGSRVLGFLSIKSRLSFIVMAVGVGLLVVVLSIFNGFQKQVKESLWQGGPHITIENSYGSGAIYDYEKVIAHLKSDPKLAESFVSVEGNITSHGLIQSNNNFNPIMIRAVPVDFVEKLVENGLPNFPRILQYDRDEIQSINTKKLVVVGKEMSAIYGYGLGREITMAVPGGRFTVERGVQVNVQTFRLTGLFKTGYYNYDSKFVFLSLPQAQEFFKMSGAVNQVAIKVRSLDDLKLTKHRILSRLNEDNWNKKIQDETSWSVRTIAEEQENFLAALRLEKTIISIIVFLFIVLAALGMVATVHSLIRAKRRSIGTLKALGLASNDILLIFTLNAMIVGILSSLVGGMAGIFIATKLEVIINVISEIINGIGGLLNPGDWDPVELVPKDIYYFDHIPVDIDISFIFMVTTAATILSGLAGYFPARMAANLNPVDTIRND
- a CDS encoding ABC transporter ATP-binding protein, producing MTDMNIKPTVSVRKLEKYYQVVDKRYHIISGLDFEVLPGEIVSVEGASGVGKSTLLNILGAMDSFDDGEVEVCGVSLKNLNEKQRESFRAEKISFIFQQHLLLPDFTALENVMMPLLIAKMNPGLAKQQATEILKKVGLGERTDSFPSQLSGGESARVGVARALVGRRQLILADEPTGNLDRDNSRHLMDLIKELQNEFKFSLILVTHDLELASMAHKRNRIVSGQLTSVT